From Oceanipulchritudo coccoides, the proteins below share one genomic window:
- a CDS encoding endo-1,4-beta-xylanase, whose amino-acid sequence MPIHEAWNLKEAEQRIEQYRKGTCTLTISLPDGSFLPEGTPVGIEQTRHAFNFGGSLAQVRSLHGQGVLEEYKVNFARLFNYSTIGFYWSLHERRRGEWNLQDYTRDAIDWAQSKGMTLRGHPLMWHNAIPKWISDTNRPVSEIDKDIKEHVRRLVRLYPEIHQWDLYNEAPGIRLVDPDWGARRWVESTGGAGPMTALVVKEVRSVKPDGYFILNHFNGNDPEYWDQVEFCLSNDVPFDAIGIQTHMHSRDSVLQEEEMNEMLKRFSVFEKPLHLSEISVLSCEPFESYKEIKAYKESINQARRQGKDLPFINSSPEWEKYQADYTRDFYTLAFSYPKVEAIIWWSVSDRAAWRGAPAGLLDRDCRPKPVYRVLDKLINQQWKTRLRTSTDESGSIGLRGFYGSYRLTVSLGKKSYVGSFEISRDSDNTVNIHLTKLIPES is encoded by the coding sequence ATGCCGATACATGAGGCATGGAATTTGAAGGAGGCAGAGCAGCGTATTGAGCAATATCGAAAAGGAACCTGTACACTCACCATCAGTCTCCCTGACGGATCATTCCTTCCTGAGGGTACTCCTGTCGGAATTGAGCAGACCCGGCATGCCTTCAACTTTGGAGGCTCACTGGCGCAAGTTCGATCCCTTCATGGCCAAGGGGTCCTTGAAGAGTACAAGGTGAACTTTGCCCGATTGTTCAACTATTCCACTATTGGCTTTTACTGGTCGCTGCATGAAAGGAGGCGAGGGGAGTGGAATCTTCAAGACTACACCCGTGATGCAATTGACTGGGCCCAGAGCAAAGGAATGACACTGAGAGGGCATCCTCTGATGTGGCATAACGCTATTCCCAAATGGATCAGCGACACAAATCGCCCCGTTTCTGAAATTGATAAAGACATCAAGGAGCACGTCCGTCGCCTGGTTAGATTGTATCCTGAAATACACCAGTGGGACCTGTATAATGAGGCACCTGGAATAAGACTTGTGGATCCGGACTGGGGTGCCCGAAGATGGGTTGAATCAACTGGCGGTGCAGGACCCATGACTGCACTTGTCGTGAAGGAAGTCCGCTCGGTGAAACCTGATGGTTATTTCATCCTGAATCACTTCAATGGGAATGATCCCGAGTATTGGGACCAAGTGGAATTCTGCCTCAGTAACGATGTTCCTTTTGATGCCATAGGCATTCAAACTCACATGCATTCGCGAGATTCCGTCCTCCAGGAGGAGGAGATGAATGAGATGTTAAAGCGTTTCTCCGTATTTGAAAAACCACTACATTTAAGTGAGATCAGCGTCCTTAGCTGTGAACCCTTCGAATCATACAAGGAGATCAAGGCCTACAAGGAGTCCATCAATCAGGCAAGGCGACAAGGCAAGGACCTGCCGTTCATCAATAGTAGCCCCGAATGGGAAAAGTATCAGGCTGATTACACGCGGGATTTTTACACATTGGCCTTCAGCTATCCCAAGGTCGAGGCAATCATCTGGTGGTCTGTTTCGGACAGGGCTGCCTGGCGCGGGGCTCCCGCTGGCTTGCTGGATCGGGATTGTCGGCCCAAACCTGTTTACCGCGTACTCGATAAGCTTATTAACCAGCAGTGGAAAACTCGTCTGAGAACCTCAACTGATGAGTCTGGTTCAATCGGGTTACGCGGTTTCTATGGCTCCTATAGATTGACAGTCAGTCTCGGGAAGAAGAGTTACGTCGGCAGTTTTGAGATTTCCCGGGATTCCGACAATACAGTCAACATCCACTTGACGAAGCTTATCCCTGAATCGTGA
- a CDS encoding alpha/beta fold hydrolase, producing MRARLIEVLVAGSQATLTFHPAAKEGSPTLIALHGFTGSGEDFLPLRSSLGADSFNWVCVDFMGHGRSQSPDSLDPYLLVNALSLIDAARSFAPDPHQVCLLGYSMGARVGLHYLKWATPMPAVLIAANPGIDNAEERSKRRQRDGLLISGPDASINDFCDQWEAQDLIRPQTQLPEPIKSELAARRRQNDPIGLRNTLLALGSGVLPSLWADLAKLPPALCLFGQEDDKFQQIARSMQREHSGLEAIAVPGSGHAPHLEAPEATAAVLSNFLLSR from the coding sequence ATGCGAGCTCGCTTGATCGAGGTTCTTGTGGCGGGGTCGCAGGCTACTCTAACCTTCCATCCAGCTGCTAAAGAGGGCTCTCCAACCCTCATTGCCCTGCACGGATTTACCGGATCTGGTGAAGATTTTCTCCCACTCCGGTCAAGCCTTGGCGCGGACTCCTTCAACTGGGTCTGTGTGGATTTCATGGGCCACGGTCGGAGTCAAAGCCCCGATTCGCTGGATCCGTATCTTCTTGTCAACGCGCTTAGCCTGATCGATGCAGCCCGCAGTTTTGCGCCGGATCCACATCAGGTCTGTCTTCTCGGCTATTCGATGGGGGCGCGGGTCGGCCTGCATTATTTGAAATGGGCAACGCCCATGCCGGCCGTCCTGATCGCTGCGAATCCCGGCATCGATAACGCGGAAGAGCGGTCGAAGCGCCGCCAGAGAGATGGTCTCCTCATCTCCGGACCAGACGCCTCCATAAACGATTTCTGTGATCAGTGGGAGGCTCAGGATTTGATCCGACCACAGACGCAACTACCCGAGCCGATCAAGTCAGAACTGGCTGCACGGCGTCGACAGAATGACCCAATTGGACTCCGCAATACCTTGCTCGCCCTTGGCAGCGGCGTCCTGCCAAGCCTTTGGGCGGATCTTGCCAAGCTACCCCCAGCACTTTGCCTCTTTGGACAGGAAGACGACAAATTTCAGCAAATTGCCCGCTCGATGCAGCGTGAACATAGTGGCCTTGAGGCAATCGCTGTTCCTGGGAGCGGACATGCCCCCCACCTGGAAGCTCCAGAAGCAACGGCAGCGGTGCTGAGCAATTTCTTACTTTCCCGTTGA
- a CDS encoding DUF4097 family beta strand repeat-containing protein, which produces MSDTRRILQFGIGLVVFASVLPPVSAKVFERDISREFVSQSGRELVIDTRAGDIQVRAGDDDSTLIQVKISVKASNQEKADALFDKIEVNIDESDSGVQVKVRNQKGYSSWGWLVGRKAPPVVVYAICPKSCDLVLDTGSGNVFVAGVEGEITLDTGSGNITGENLTGSVNSDTGSGNISVKMISGVFRGDTGSGNIMVQDLEGEFYGDTGSGNIQARGRISSFSADTGSGSVIIETALNDPDPSSVSTGSGNIDIFLPISANAQFNGSTNSGEVRADFPNANFLSVSQKEVDLVLNNNGALISAKAGTGNVSLYPAAPQ; this is translated from the coding sequence ATGAGCGACACACGAAGAATACTCCAATTCGGCATTGGCTTAGTCGTCTTTGCCTCTGTTTTACCACCTGTTTCCGCCAAGGTTTTCGAGCGGGATATATCCCGGGAATTTGTCAGTCAATCCGGTAGGGAATTGGTCATCGATACCAGGGCAGGGGATATCCAAGTCCGGGCAGGGGACGATGATTCCACTTTAATTCAGGTGAAAATCTCCGTGAAGGCCTCAAATCAGGAAAAAGCTGATGCACTTTTCGACAAGATTGAGGTCAACATTGATGAATCCGACAGCGGGGTTCAAGTAAAGGTCCGCAATCAAAAAGGGTATTCCTCCTGGGGTTGGCTCGTCGGCAGGAAAGCTCCACCAGTGGTCGTTTATGCGATTTGCCCGAAATCCTGCGATCTTGTCCTCGATACCGGCTCCGGGAATGTTTTCGTCGCCGGGGTCGAAGGAGAGATCACGCTCGACACCGGTTCCGGTAATATTACAGGCGAAAACCTGACCGGTTCGGTGAATTCCGATACCGGTTCCGGGAATATCTCCGTCAAGATGATCTCAGGAGTTTTTCGCGGAGATACCGGCTCCGGGAATATCATGGTTCAGGACCTTGAGGGAGAATTTTATGGCGATACCGGCTCCGGGAACATCCAGGCACGCGGACGGATCAGTTCCTTTTCCGCAGATACCGGTAGTGGATCCGTCATCATTGAGACCGCCTTGAATGATCCCGATCCGTCCTCCGTCTCAACCGGTAGCGGCAATATCGATATTTTTCTCCCCATCTCCGCCAACGCCCAGTTCAATGGCTCAACCAACTCCGGCGAGGTCCGCGCTGACTTTCCCAATGCCAATTTCCTGTCCGTCTCACAAAAGGAGGTCGATCTGGTCCTGAATAACAACGGGGCCCTGATTTCCGCCAAGGCCGGTACAGGGAATGTCTCCCTCTATCCAGCCGCTCCACAGTAG
- a CDS encoding peptidylprolyl isomerase: MADTDNKQCEVGINTNQGTIRIKLFPQHAPKTIENFLGLAKKGYYDGIIFHRVITEFMIQGGDPTGTGRGGQSLWGKPFEDECSPELSFNKRGILAMANAGPNTNGSQFFITTALTPWLDGRHTIFGEVIEGYEVVEKIERTPTGRDDRPVDDQVIQSITIHE; encoded by the coding sequence ATGGCTGATACAGACAACAAGCAATGCGAGGTTGGAATTAATACCAATCAGGGAACAATTCGGATCAAGCTGTTCCCGCAACATGCACCAAAAACGATCGAAAATTTCCTCGGACTGGCCAAAAAGGGCTATTACGACGGCATTATTTTCCACCGTGTCATAACTGAGTTCATGATTCAGGGCGGCGATCCCACTGGGACCGGCCGCGGTGGGCAATCCCTATGGGGAAAGCCGTTTGAGGACGAATGCTCCCCCGAGCTGAGCTTCAACAAGCGCGGCATTCTGGCGATGGCCAATGCCGGTCCGAACACCAACGGAAGCCAGTTTTTCATTACCACTGCCCTCACCCCATGGCTCGATGGTCGCCATACAATCTTTGGCGAAGTCATTGAAGGGTATGAAGTTGTGGAAAAGATTGAGCGGACACCGACTGGTCGGGATGACCGCCCTGTCGATGATCAGGTGATTCAGAGTATCACCATTCACGAATAA
- a CDS encoding alpha/beta hydrolase, whose protein sequence is MKTTRHYLYILFICAFFQAFSLESKGFTADQVIEYKKVGETSLNLHVFYPHGHRKGDKRPAIVFFFGGGWNGGSPSQFYAHCQHLASKGMVAMSAEYRVKSRDKTTPRECVKDGKSAVRWIRQQAKELGIDPDRIAAGGGSAGGQVAAAAAMASGFEEEGEDSAISARPDALILFNPVFDNGPNGYGYYRVKEYWKEFSPIHNISEATPPTIVFLGTADKLIPVKTAKKYKRLMEEKGRRCDLHLYEGEPHGFFNYGNRDNYLRTLTEMDRFLSSLGYLIEE, encoded by the coding sequence TTGAAAACAACTCGACACTATCTGTACATTTTATTCATCTGCGCCTTTTTTCAGGCATTTTCGCTTGAGAGCAAGGGTTTCACTGCCGATCAAGTCATCGAATACAAGAAGGTTGGAGAAACGAGCCTTAACCTGCATGTCTTTTATCCGCATGGGCACAGGAAGGGAGACAAGCGCCCGGCGATTGTATTCTTCTTTGGCGGTGGTTGGAATGGCGGTTCTCCCAGCCAGTTCTACGCGCATTGCCAGCACTTGGCCTCCAAGGGCATGGTCGCCATGTCTGCCGAGTACCGCGTAAAGTCCCGAGACAAGACAACCCCGCGCGAGTGCGTGAAGGATGGTAAATCTGCTGTCAGATGGATCCGGCAACAGGCAAAGGAACTCGGAATTGATCCTGATCGAATCGCCGCAGGGGGTGGATCAGCAGGGGGTCAAGTCGCCGCCGCTGCCGCCATGGCAAGCGGATTTGAGGAAGAGGGCGAAGATTCAGCTATCAGCGCCCGCCCAGATGCCTTGATTCTTTTCAATCCCGTCTTCGATAATGGCCCCAATGGCTACGGCTATTATCGGGTTAAGGAATACTGGAAAGAGTTTTCGCCCATTCACAATATAAGCGAAGCCACGCCACCGACTATCGTTTTTCTCGGCACCGCGGATAAGCTGATCCCGGTAAAAACAGCAAAGAAATACAAGCGCCTGATGGAAGAGAAGGGGCGGCGTTGCGATTTGCACCTTTATGAGGGCGAACCCCACGGCTTCTTCAATTATGGAAATCGAGACAACTACTTGAGAACCCTGACAGAGATGGATCGATTCCTTTCTTCTCTGGGATACCTGATTGAAGAATAA
- a CDS encoding assimilatory sulfite reductase (NADPH) flavoprotein subunit, whose translation MSKSPTSLPENAPFGQKQKEALNSLISTLDASQTAWLSGFLAGLGQEKGEGASGHSSETSAVPMTILYGSESGNAEGCADEAANLAKNAGFKVSVCDMADYDRSNLPKEENVLVIVSTWGEGDPPEGAVDFHEYFMSDAAPRFKQTNFAVFALGDTSYAEFCECGKQFDRRFSELGATRILDRVDSDVDYEEPFSKWLGLAIPKFVDATGAGQAGKAPSVAVMDNSSIAKDVPVFGKKNPFQAPLKTFINLNGRGSAKETCHLEFSLEGSGLSYEPGDVVGVFPRNCPEVVEDFLKVTGLRADEQVEDAQQVLNEVLATRHDLTSLNALLLKKYAPIAKNKQLDAFLQPDKKEDVKEWLWGREIRDMFLEFPPEKKLDTAQILGLLRKMPPRLYSIASSLRAHPDEVHLTVGSVEYQAHDRHRKGVCSTYLNQRIKPGDTVSLYTHHNKNFFLPENGETPIIMIGPGTGIAPFRAFVEERDALGQKGKNWLFFGDQHFNTDFLYQLEWTNYLKKGVLDRLDVAFSRDTDHKIYVQHRMKEKARDIYAWMQEGAYFYVCGDANRMAKDVHQALIQIYAEEGGLALDAAEIAVKELQKSKRYQRDVY comes from the coding sequence ATGAGTAAATCACCCACGAGTTTACCGGAAAATGCGCCCTTCGGGCAAAAGCAGAAAGAGGCCCTTAATTCGTTGATTTCAACATTGGATGCCTCGCAAACCGCTTGGTTGAGCGGTTTCTTGGCAGGTTTGGGACAAGAAAAAGGGGAGGGTGCCTCTGGGCATTCCAGTGAGACTTCCGCAGTCCCAATGACCATTCTGTACGGCTCGGAATCCGGAAACGCGGAAGGTTGCGCTGACGAGGCCGCCAACTTGGCCAAGAACGCGGGATTTAAGGTGTCCGTGTGCGATATGGCTGATTATGACCGCTCAAACCTCCCCAAAGAGGAAAATGTCCTCGTAATTGTCAGCACCTGGGGCGAGGGCGATCCACCGGAAGGCGCGGTTGATTTCCATGAGTATTTCATGAGCGATGCGGCCCCCAGATTTAAGCAGACAAACTTTGCGGTATTCGCATTGGGCGATACAAGCTACGCGGAGTTCTGCGAGTGCGGGAAGCAGTTTGACCGGCGCTTTTCCGAGCTCGGGGCAACGCGGATCTTGGATCGAGTGGACTCCGATGTGGACTACGAAGAACCGTTTTCGAAGTGGCTGGGGCTCGCTATTCCGAAATTTGTCGATGCGACCGGGGCCGGCCAAGCCGGCAAGGCACCATCTGTGGCGGTTATGGATAATTCCTCCATCGCCAAGGATGTGCCGGTCTTCGGTAAGAAGAATCCATTTCAAGCACCGTTGAAAACTTTTATCAACCTGAATGGAAGGGGATCCGCCAAGGAGACCTGCCATTTGGAATTTTCCCTCGAAGGGTCAGGGTTGAGCTACGAACCCGGTGATGTTGTCGGAGTTTTCCCGAGGAATTGTCCCGAAGTGGTTGAGGATTTCTTAAAGGTGACCGGGCTTCGGGCAGATGAGCAAGTTGAAGACGCGCAACAGGTCCTCAACGAGGTGCTGGCAACTCGCCACGATCTGACATCCTTGAACGCCTTGCTCCTGAAAAAGTATGCCCCAATCGCCAAGAACAAGCAATTGGATGCTTTTCTGCAGCCGGATAAGAAGGAAGACGTAAAGGAATGGCTCTGGGGACGGGAAATTCGCGACATGTTCCTTGAGTTTCCGCCAGAGAAGAAGTTGGACACGGCTCAGATCCTCGGGCTTTTGCGCAAGATGCCTCCTCGGCTTTATTCAATCGCCTCGAGTCTGCGGGCCCATCCGGACGAGGTTCACCTGACCGTTGGCTCAGTCGAGTATCAGGCCCATGACAGGCACCGTAAGGGGGTTTGCTCAACTTATCTGAATCAGAGAATCAAGCCCGGTGACACCGTTTCCCTGTACACTCATCACAACAAAAATTTCTTCCTGCCTGAAAATGGGGAGACCCCGATCATTATGATTGGTCCAGGTACTGGCATTGCTCCGTTCAGGGCCTTCGTTGAGGAAAGGGACGCCTTGGGACAAAAGGGCAAGAATTGGCTCTTTTTTGGCGATCAACACTTCAATACGGATTTCCTCTACCAGCTTGAATGGACTAACTATTTGAAAAAAGGCGTTCTCGATCGGCTCGATGTCGCTTTCTCACGCGACACCGACCATAAGATCTATGTCCAGCACCGGATGAAGGAAAAGGCCCGCGATATCTATGCCTGGATGCAGGAGGGGGCTTATTTTTACGTCTGCGGCGATGCCAACCGAATGGCCAAGGATGTTCATCAGGCACTCATCCAGATTTATGCCGAGGAGGGTGGACTCGCACTCGATGCCGCCGAGATTGCCGTTAAGGAACTCCAGAAATCCAAGCGCTATCAGCGCGATGTCTATTAA